One Citrus sinensis cultivar Valencia sweet orange chromosome 5, DVS_A1.0, whole genome shotgun sequence genomic window, ATACAAGCGGAAAGCATTTGTACAAgttctctgcaaagaattcaGATCCGCAGACGAATCAATGATTTCTCGAACTCGGTCTGAAACAAGATCAATGACTGTCTGAGGAAATCGCCCATAGATAGTTTCTCCATTTGCAATGGCTTGATCAATCTTGGACATAACTCCATCCATATCCAGCAAAACCTCCTCCTCAGAGGGTGCAGCTCTTATTGGTTTTGAAAGAAACAGATGAAGATCTAAAAGGTATGCCATATCCTCAGATGtcacaaaagaaaatgcagTACCTGTTCGCCCAGCCCTTGCAGCTCGCCCTACTCGATGGACAAAAATTTTAGGCTTTGGGGGAAAGTCCCAGTTTATAACGTTATCAAGTAGGGGGATGTCAATGCCCCTGGCAGCAACATCCGTCACAATTAAGAACATAGTCTTTCTAGCCCTAAACCTAGATACATGAATCTTTCGAGCATCTTGATCCATATCACCATAACATACAGAAGGCTCTAAACCCTCTTCTCTGAACAATACATTAAGGAACTCCACATGATGTTTCGTTGAAACAAAGATCAATGTCTGCTGATCAGAACTAATATGCTCCCTTATCATATACAGTAATGCTGCATGTTTTTCCTCCTGCCGTAGAGTGAAAAAGGCAAGTTTCAAGTCAGGGCTAATCTTAGTGTCCACATCAAGTCGCACAAGATGAGGGTCACGGAGTCCAGCCTTGGCAAACTCAGCAAGTGCACTTGGTAATGTGGCACTAAAAAGCAAGGTCTGACGGTTCTCACTGAGCTGGCCAAGGATTTTATGTAACTGCTCAGCAAAACCCATGCCAAAAAGACAATCTGCTTCATCAAAAACAACATACTCCACTGATTTTAAGGACATGTCCTCAACCTCGGACAAATGGTGCATGAGCCTACCAGGAGTTGCAATTATAATATCTGGGTTCTGTGCTAATTCCTCAAACTGACTTTCCATGCTGTCCCCACCAACCAGTAAACTAATACGAAGATCTACAGCAGAGAAAAGATTATAACACTTCATCAATCCAGGCCGGAAGAAACACCATTCAagttaatttaacaaaaaactAGTGCAATAGTAACCATTAGTTAACATGTACTATTCAGTTAGCAGTCATACCACTAATATAGCTTTCAAATAGCTTAAAGAGACTCTAGAAAAGAAGTCCTTAACTCCAGAACGTAGGGGATAGGTTGAATACTGAAATCGTGTTTAACTACTGAAAGACTGAAATTAGAATATCGAATAAAACTATTTATGAGGATGTGCTTTTACAGATCCGCTTTGCAGCAAttgcacaaaataaaagtacaaaaaaaaatgttaaggATAAAAGGTAGTTGGGTTATTTTTTGGACAAGCACTTGATGCTGATTTTCTAAGAAGTTCTTTTAGCTCTAAATGcacttcaaatatttttaattttagaaaaaactattaaatgcTATTTCAGAAAGCAGTGCCACCCAAAGGCACTTTCTATTGAAGTGCTTACAAACACACCACAACAATCTCAAtactgaaaaacaaaaaatggcCCTTTACTgatttcattttctataatcaagaCTTTATTAACTTCTAATAGCAACTAGAAACAACACAAATGGACCTAAAGCTTCAAACTTTTAacatttagaaaaatacttTCCAGTAAAGCACAAAACTTTACCAGTATATCTTCCCAGCTCTTTAGTAAACTTCAAGGTCTGGAGAGCCAAATCACGTGTGGGGGACAAAATGAGAGCCCTGACGCCGCCCTGAGGCACGTGCTGGTTCAATCTCTGAAGCATGGGGACTAAAAACGCAGCCGTTTTACCAGAGCCAGTGCGGGCCATGGCTACGACGTCCGCGCCGGAGAGAATTAACGGCATGGTCTTGCGCTGAATGGGAGTGGGCACTTTGTAGCCCTTCCGTTTGATTGCTCTGAACACATTGGGGCTTAAGTTTAAGGACTCGAAGCCGCCGGATTTCGACTTCTTTTTCTGCTTCTCTCTGCGTTTCAGCTCCGCTTTCGAGCTGACAAGCGACATCGAAACGAATCGCTTCGGTATTTTCCCAGGTAACAAACGGAGGCCGGAGAAAATAAAGTGGAGAATAACGAAGACGGACTTTCTGCGAATCGGTGTCCGCCTCTCCTTTCTCTCCCCCTTAAACCCTCGACTTGAAAcggtttttttgttttttttttcaataatttttttgccaTAATTACATGCTTTTCcctgatttttaataaaatcataaatataaaatacattatattatttttttcacactGGTCCCTTCTGTACCTGTTACTAAACTTAATCAAACTTTTCCGCGATTGAGAACGACAaagaagaaagggaaattaaaacattttttagtTAGCCATTGAGAGCACCCGATGGGGCTCCCAATCTCTTTATAATCGTTGTTTTGCAAATTgtgaaataagaataaatttgtttcatattAATGGAAGTAAGTCTCATCATTAATCGTTGTAGATTTCCAAACTACCGTAATAGATCTATAAACtataacaattgaaaaaaaaaacatacaattaaatttgtttaaaaagaTACAACTAAAATTGACTAGTAatcatcattaaatattatttttgattttaaatatttactacTAAATTGCATGAGATTTATAGACCAtacccaaaataataataataataatcatcttaaatgttaataatttgcAGAATAAATAGATCTTAAAGAACATTGAGGCAAATAACAACTAAGGGCTAATCATACATGAACAGAGCAACCAGGACTAACTTCTTGAAAACTGAGCTGTAGCCCGGCACAATAATCAACTAATAACAGTTTTTCAAAAAGTGTAATGGGAAAATACATCAATGAatatttcttctctctctggCTTGGCCGCCGTTCAAAGCCTATATAAAAACCGCAAGAAAAAGTCAAGGGGTCTGGTCATGAGTTCTCAAACCGAACAACGACACAAGTAATGTTGTCAGAGCTCCCACGTGCATAAGCTTCTTTGATGAGCTTCCTTGATGCTGCTTCTGCATCGGTTATGTGTTCCACCATTGCAACAGCATCCTGAAAGCAGAAGAGAGAGCAGATTTTGATGCTTAGATATATCATTATAAATGATTCTTGCAGCAAATGCTTTCCAAATTCCAATCACCTGGATAGAAGAGACATTTATAACTATAGAATCCAAGCTTTAAACCCTTCATTcgtgagttaaaaaaaaaatgcaaaccGAGTCCGTAGGAGAACACGCCTAAATACTTCTACCAGAATTTAGACTagttcaaacaaaaaaaacctTTATCTAACAGCAAGCACtccccaaacttaaaccatgCCCTAAACCCATAACATTTAAAGGTACTAACACAGAGTCATTACTCAACTGGATTGGGTAAGCTTTCAGAGCTGATTTACATTCATTAGATTAACTATAATAGGCCTTCCCGGCAGACTTATACCCTCGATGAAGGGCAGATAAAtctcaaaaaattgaaaaaagagcTACAAAGGTCTGCAAATGGGGGGCATCTTTAGCTACAGCAGTGCTCCTTCCAGAAACTCACACAAAAACAATCTTATATTCAAAAGGCATAGTTCTCACAATGAGTGGGTACCATAATTGAAACACGCCAAGAACTTGGCTCGGAGATCTTTTTGTTACTAAATACCATAAGACAAGCATTTACCAATGCACCCAATTCATATTTCATGCTCCAACTCTTGCTTTCATTTCCTGAATAATACACTTTACGGCttatccaaaaaattaaaaaaaaaaaatggtagcCTTACAAAATCCCCACTTCTACACTCTAACCTCCATTTAAGATGAATTATGTACTCAAAATAGCTTTCAagtaatcataattataattgtaaatttaaacATCAC contains:
- the LOC102611059 gene encoding putative DEAD-box ATP-dependent RNA helicase 29: MSLVSSKAELKRREKQKKKSKSGGFESLNLSPNVFRAIKRKGYKVPTPIQRKTMPLILSGADVVAMARTGSGKTAAFLVPMLQRLNQHVPQGGVRALILSPTRDLALQTLKFTKELGRYTDLRISLLVGGDSMESQFEELAQNPDIIIATPGRLMHHLSEVEDMSLKSVEYVVFDEADCLFGMGFAEQLHKILGQLSENRQTLLFSATLPSALAEFAKAGLRDPHLVRLDVDTKISPDLKLAFFTLRQEEKHAALLYMIREHISSDQQTLIFVSTKHHVEFLNVLFREEGLEPSVCYGDMDQDARKIHVSRFRARKTMFLIVTDVAARGIDIPLLDNVINWDFPPKPKIFVHRVGRAARAGRTGTAFSFVTSEDMAYLLDLHLFLSKPIRAAPSEEEVLLDMDGVMSKIDQAIANGETIYGRFPQTVIDLVSDRVREIIDSSADLNSLQRTCTNAFRLYSKTKPLPSKESIRRGKDLPREGLHPMFKNVLEGGELMALAFSERLKAFRPKQTILEAEGEAARSKHLQGPSSQWVDVMKKKRAVHEKIINLVHQQRSSKSMEKEVELEADSSMAKEIKETHGSKRKAKTFKDEEYFISSVPTNHHMEAGLSVRSDQGFGLNRLEAAVLDLVADDSGGLQKQKQVYHWDKRGKKYIKLNNGERVSASGKVVKTESGAQVKATKTGIYKKWKERSHKKVYLKGASNEGNAEETTSVPGGRHLGGNNRKFRGGKNQQRSVPNAHVRSEIKDLDQVRKERQKKADRIAFMKGKTQKGKKFSKNGKRGKPRK